The Campylobacter sp. MG1 genomic sequence AAAATTTTTTTGCAAATCGTCATATAAGTAAATTTGGTTTTATAGATGATAAAGCTGAGCTTTTAATTTGTAAAGAAATTTTAAATAATTTTTTAGGACTTAATGGAAAAGGACTTGATTATAAAAAGGATGCAAGTCATCTTTCAGGTGGAGAAAAGCAAGGACTTTGTATAGCAAGAGCTATTTATTTTAACAATGATATTATTTTACTAGATGAACCAACTTCAGCACTCGCATTAAATGAAACTAAAAAAGTAATATCATACATACAAGAGTTAAAAGATAAACAAAAAGGTGTATTTTTAATATCTCACAATTTGCTTACTAGTTATGAAATAAGTGATAAATTTATTTTTTTAAAACACGGAAAAATAAGCTGTCAAATATATAAAAAAGATGTAAAAGATGTGTTTAGTTTATATGACTTATTTAATAGGTTTTGTTAATGATTAGTATGAAATTTAAAATTTTATTAACGCTTATATTATTTGCCATTTTAGGTATTTTTTATATTTATTCACCAAATGTATATTCTAATTATAAAATTTATTATTCTTATTTAATTAGCATTCCTATTATATTAATCCTTGCTGCTGGACTTTTTCCTTTAGTATTAGCTCGTGAATTTGATATGAGTTTTGTATCAATCGTAGCTCTTAGTTCTTTTATTTTTACATATTTAATAAATTTAGGAGTCAATGAATTTATATCTCTTTTTGCTTGTTTTTTAACTGGAATCTTATGCGCCTTACTCAATGCTTTTTTAGTGTTAAATATTAATGTAAATTCAATAATTGCAACTATAGGAACAAGCTTTTTAATAAGAGGAATAGCTACTATTTTATGTGGTGGATTATCAATTAGCTTGGATAATGATATAAAATATTTAAATTATATTTTTACATATAGATTGTTTGATGCTATCCCTATGCAAAGTATTTGGGCTGTATTAGTTTATATATTTTTATATCTACTTATTTTTAGACTTAAAATAGGTAGTGGGATTTTATTTTGTGGTGATAAAGCTTCTTTAATGATGGGGTATAAACCAAAACTTATAAAACTATCATTGTTTATAAATTCCGGTATTTTAAGCTCTCTTGCTGGGGTTATTTTAAGTCTTGAATTTTCTAATTGGTGGCCTAGTCTTGCTGATGGTTATATGTTAATAATTTTTGCAGCAATTTTTATAGGTGGGATTTCTAGCAATGGTGGCAAGGGTAGTGTTTATGGCGTTTTTATAGGTTGCATAATTATAGGAATTTTAGAATCAGGCATTGTAGCGATGGGTTATGATGCGTATTATACAAGGTTTGTTTATGGGCTTATAATTGTGCTTTGCGTGGCGTTTTACTCAATTTTAAGGAATAAATTATGAAATATTTTGTAGGAATTGATATAGGTTCAACTGCTACCAAGGTTGCTATTTTACGTGAGAATAAGAATGAAATTTTTATGTTAAAATCAATGCCTAGTGGTTATAATTCAAAAGATACTTCTTTAGATATTTTAAAATGGTTAAATGATTTAGACATAGATGAAAATAATTCTAAAATAATAGCTACAGGTTATGGCAGGATTAGTGTGCCGTATGCAAATAAAAGTATTACAGAAATCACAGCTCACGCAAAAGGCGCGGTGTTTTTAGGTGCAAGTGATGAAATAATTATTGATATAGGCGGTCAAGATACAAAGGTAATAATCTTAGAAAATAAGCGAATGGTTGATTTTATAATGAATGATAAATGTTCGGCTGGAACTGGAAAATTTATTGAAGTTATGGCTAATCGTTTAGGTCTTAGCATTGATGAATTTTTTAAAGTAGCCAAGCTTGGAACACCTATTAATATAACTTCAACTTGCACTGTTTTTGCAGAATCAGAAATTATCTCATTGATTAATAAAAATATATCAAGAAATGATTTAGCAGCAGGGGTTATTGTATCTATGGCAAATAAGGTTTTATCATTAGCTAGTAAAAAGCAATCAAGTGATAAATATTTTTTAACAGGTGGATTTAGTCAAAGTGATTTTGTTATAAAAATCTTAGAAGAAAAATTAAATGCAAAGGTTAGTACCCATGAATTTTCAAGATTTGCAGGTGCTATCGGAGCAGCTTTATCATAAAGGAGAATATATGAAAGAATTAAATAAATTACCAGATGGATTTGATAGCTTTGCTGAGGGTGTGAAAAATAAATTTATTTCACTTAAAAAATTAAAAGATGAAGGTGGTAAGGTGGTTGGGACATATTGTTCTTATGTTCCAACAGAACTAATTTATGCAGCAGGTGCGATTCCGCTTAGCTTGTGTGCTACTAGTGAAAAGCCTATTAAAGATGCAGAAAAACATTTACCTAGCAATCTTTGTCCACTTATAAAGGCTTCTTATGGGCACGCAATTACAGATACTTGTCCATTTTTTTATTATTCAGATTTTATAGTTGGTGAAACTACCTGTGATGGTAAGAAAAAAATGTTTGAATTAATGAATGATATTAAACATACTTATGTAATGCAACTACCACAAAATAACATTAAAGAAAGTTCTTTTTTATTTTTTGAAGAAGAGGTTAGAGCTTTAAAAGATGAGCTTGAAAAATTTTACAATATAAAAATTACTGATGAAATGTTAAAACAAGCTATTAAACAAGGCAATGAAGAAAGAAAAAATTTAATTGAATTTTATGAACTCTCAAGTCTAAATCCAAGTCCAATTAGTGGATTAGAACAATTTAATGTAACTGAAAGTTTTGGCTTTATGTATGATAGAGTTAAGAAAAACGAAGATTTAAAACAAAAAACAAAAGAAATTTATAAAAATTGGGAAGAAAATCTTAAAGGTAAGATAGATAATAGGCCTAGAATTTTACTTTCAGGTTGTCCTTTAGGTGGAGTAAAAGAAAAAATTATAAAAACGATTGAGGATTTAGGTGCTGTTGTAGTAGGATTTGATTCTTGTAGTGGTCTTAGAAATCAAATGACTTTAATAGATGAAAATGAAGAGCCAATTAAAGCAATTGCTAGAAAATATCTTAAAACAAATTGTTCAGTTATGAGCCCTAATTGTGGAAGACTTGATGATATTGATTATTTAATTGATAAATATAAAGCCGATGGTGTAATAGAAGTGATTTTATTAGCCTGTCATACTTTTAATATAGAAAGTCATAATGTAGCGAAATTTTGTAAAAGCAAAAATACGCCTTATTTACATATAGAATCAGATTATTCTATGCAAGATAAAGGTCAAATTTTAACGAGAATTGAAGCGTTTTTAGAACTTTTAAAAGAAAGTAAGAATGATTAAATATTTTGATAATGCAGCTACAAGTTTTAAAAAACCAAAATGTGTTGAAAAAGCCGTTTTAAACGCACTTAGAAGTTATACAAATCCATCTAGAGGGCTTTATGATACGGCTTTAAATTCCGCTAGATTAATACTTGAAACAAGAGAGCTTGTAGCTGATTTTTTTAATGCTAATGATTTAAAAGGTGTTGTATTTACTAAAAATATTACCGAAGCATTAAATTTGCTTATAATAAATTTATTAAAACCAAATGATTTAGTAATTACTTCAAACGCCGAACACAACGCTATTTTAAGACCACTTTATCAAAAAAATGGTATTAAGATAAAGTTTTTACCGCTAGATGAAAATGGTAATATTGATTTTTCACATTTAGATAAAAATGCAAGGCTTTTAATCATCTCTCATGCATCAAATGTCAGTGGCAATGGCGTTGATTTAGAAAAAATTGCAAGTTGGTGTAAGGAATTTGGTGTTTTATTAGCTATTGATTCAGCACAAAGTGCAGGAGAGCTTAAAATTAATGCAAAAGATATTGATTTTTTGTGTTTTACAGGGCATAAATCACTACTTGCACCGACTGGAATTGGCGGGATTATTTTTAAAGATATTGATACGGATATTAATTTTTTTAGTGGTGGCACTGGATTTGATACGATAAGTCATTTTATGCCAAAATATTTACCTGAAAGGCTTGAAGCAGGAACTTTAAATTTACTTGGTATTGCAGGGCTTAATGCAAGTTTAAAGTATATAAAAGAAAAAGGTCAAGCTAATCTTTATAACAAAAGTATGAAACTTGCTAAAGCTTTTTTTGATGGGATTTATGATATTAGAGGTGTTAAAATTTATGGAGATTTAGACGAGTTTAAAAGCGGTGATTTTAAGCTAAAAGTCCCGATTATAAGTCTTAATATAAAAGACTTTAATTCTAGTAAAGTTGCTAAAATTTTATATGATAAATACGGCATTTGCACAAGAGCAGGGCTTCATTGCTCACCTCTTATTCACGAACATTTTAAGACAATTAATCAAGGTATGGTTAGGTTTAGTTTTTCTCATTTTAACTCTTTAAAAGATATAAATTACGCTATAAAAGCGATAAAGGATTTAATATGAAATTACTTACAGTATTTGCTACTACTAGTGATGTTTTATTAGCAGAAAAGGTTGGAGCAAATTTAGGTGGGGAAGTTGTAGCTTTACCTGAAGAGCTAGAAGCTGGTTGTGGAATGGCTTATTTAGTAGAAATTGAAAGCATTGAAAAATTAAAAGATTTTTTTATACTTCACAATATTAGATTTGAAAATATATATCAAATAAAAAATGATAATATATTATTGAATTAATTTTTTTTACTGTATAAAAATTAATCTATTTAAAGTATAAATTATTATTAAAAATACACAAATTATTTACTAAATTTAGACAATATCATTTTTTTCTAAATTTTAGGAGTTATATATGAAAGAAAAAATATTTATCATTATTTTAGCATTTTTAAGTGCTATTGCACCACTTGCAACTGATATGTATTTACCAGCTTTAAGTGCAGTGCAACAAAGTTTTAATACAAGTGAATTTTATACGCAACTTAGTATAGCAAGTTTTTTTATTGCATTTGCATTTGGTCAATTAATTTATGGACCTTTAAGCGATGTTTATGGTAGAAAATTACCGATAATAGCTGGAATGCTTATTTTTATAATTTCTAGTTTTTTATGTTTTTTAGTTGATAATATCTATACTTTTATAGCTTTAAGATTTTTGCAAGCATTCGGTGGCTGTGCTGGTGTTGTGATTGCTAGAGCTATTGTAAGTGATTGTTTTGATAAGCAAAAGGCTATTGAAGTATTTTCTCTTATGATGATTTGTTCTAGTGTCGCACCTATGATTTCACCTAGTATAGGTGGAATGCTGTTAAAATATTTTTCATGGCAAAGTATTTTTGTAACATTATTTATTGTAGGAATAGTTTTATTATTGTTATGTATTTTTTATATTAAAGAAAGTAATAATGATAGAATTAAATTTTCATTTTTTAATATTTATCAAGCATACAAAGTTACAATGAGTAGAGCTGGATTTTTAGTATATGTAGTTTGCTCTAGTCTTGTTATGAGTTCAATGTTTGCATATATTGCAGGGTCTAGTTTTGTTTTTGTAGATGTTTTTGGAGTAAGTTCTCAAACTTATGCTTTAATTTTTGGCGCAAATTCTTTAGGATTTATGATTGCTGCTAGATTAAATATATATTTTACAAATAAATTTGGTGTTGATAAAATTGTATTCATGGGTTTTGTGATTATGCTTATAAATTCTATTTTATTAATAATTTTTTCAAATAATTTTTATACTTTTACAGCATTTTTATTTTTTACATTATGTATGTTGGGTTTTATAACCCCAAATTTGGTTACTAAAGCTATGGGAA encodes the following:
- a CDS encoding aminotransferase class V-fold PLP-dependent enzyme; translation: MIKYFDNAATSFKKPKCVEKAVLNALRSYTNPSRGLYDTALNSARLILETRELVADFFNANDLKGVVFTKNITEALNLLIINLLKPNDLVITSNAEHNAILRPLYQKNGIKIKFLPLDENGNIDFSHLDKNARLLIISHASNVSGNGVDLEKIASWCKEFGVLLAIDSAQSAGELKINAKDIDFLCFTGHKSLLAPTGIGGIIFKDIDTDINFFSGGTGFDTISHFMPKYLPERLEAGTLNLLGIAGLNASLKYIKEKGQANLYNKSMKLAKAFFDGIYDIRGVKIYGDLDEFKSGDFKLKVPIISLNIKDFNSSKVAKILYDKYGICTRAGLHCSPLIHEHFKTINQGMVRFSFSHFNSLKDINYAIKAIKDLI
- a CDS encoding double-cubane-cluster-containing anaerobic reductase — protein: MKELNKLPDGFDSFAEGVKNKFISLKKLKDEGGKVVGTYCSYVPTELIYAAGAIPLSLCATSEKPIKDAEKHLPSNLCPLIKASYGHAITDTCPFFYYSDFIVGETTCDGKKKMFELMNDIKHTYVMQLPQNNIKESSFLFFEEEVRALKDELEKFYNIKITDEMLKQAIKQGNEERKNLIEFYELSSLNPSPISGLEQFNVTESFGFMYDRVKKNEDLKQKTKEIYKNWEENLKGKIDNRPRILLSGCPLGGVKEKIIKTIEDLGAVVVGFDSCSGLRNQMTLIDENEEPIKAIARKYLKTNCSVMSPNCGRLDDIDYLIDKYKADGVIEVILLACHTFNIESHNVAKFCKSKNTPYLHIESDYSMQDKGQILTRIEAFLELLKESKND
- a CDS encoding multidrug effflux MFS transporter, whose amino-acid sequence is MKEKIFIIILAFLSAIAPLATDMYLPALSAVQQSFNTSEFYTQLSIASFFIAFAFGQLIYGPLSDVYGRKLPIIAGMLIFIISSFLCFLVDNIYTFIALRFLQAFGGCAGVVIARAIVSDCFDKQKAIEVFSLMMICSSVAPMISPSIGGMLLKYFSWQSIFVTLFIVGIVLLLLCIFYIKESNNDRIKFSFFNIYQAYKVTMSRAGFLVYVVCSSLVMSSMFAYIAGSSFVFVDVFGVSSQTYALIFGANSLGFMIAARLNIYFTNKFGVDKIVFMGFVIMLINSILLIIFSNNFYTFTAFLFFTLCMLGFITPNLVTKAMGKAKQYSGSASAVLGSFQFIFAGFATFLVGFMDANTSFKLACIISGFCVFASLTYIIRTNIVKMIKK
- a CDS encoding ATP-binding cassette domain-containing protein; its protein translation is MELDNLISLKNASFKINNEFILKSISLNLNRGEIVSLLGDNGAGKSTLFKCLCGLNKFSDGEYYIKNNLINLKKYDLNYTKKLGLECVFQEYSLCIEQPIYKNFFANRHISKFGFIDDKAELLICKEILNNFLGLNGKGLDYKKDASHLSGGEKQGLCIARAIYFNNDIILLDEPTSALALNETKKVISYIQELKDKQKGVFLISHNLLTSYEISDKFIFLKHGKISCQIYKKDVKDVFSLYDLFNRFC
- a CDS encoding acyl-CoA dehydratase activase — encoded protein: MKYFVGIDIGSTATKVAILRENKNEIFMLKSMPSGYNSKDTSLDILKWLNDLDIDENNSKIIATGYGRISVPYANKSITEITAHAKGAVFLGASDEIIIDIGGQDTKVIILENKRMVDFIMNDKCSAGTGKFIEVMANRLGLSIDEFFKVAKLGTPINITSTCTVFAESEIISLINKNISRNDLAAGVIVSMANKVLSLASKKQSSDKYFLTGGFSQSDFVIKILEEKLNAKVSTHEFSRFAGAIGAALS
- a CDS encoding DUF3343 domain-containing protein, translated to MKLLTVFATTSDVLLAEKVGANLGGEVVALPEELEAGCGMAYLVEIESIEKLKDFFILHNIRFENIYQIKNDNILLN
- a CDS encoding ABC transporter permease, producing MKFKILLTLILFAILGIFYIYSPNVYSNYKIYYSYLISIPIILILAAGLFPLVLAREFDMSFVSIVALSSFIFTYLINLGVNEFISLFACFLTGILCALLNAFLVLNINVNSIIATIGTSFLIRGIATILCGGLSISLDNDIKYLNYIFTYRLFDAIPMQSIWAVLVYIFLYLLIFRLKIGSGILFCGDKASLMMGYKPKLIKLSLFINSGILSSLAGVILSLEFSNWWPSLADGYMLIIFAAIFIGGISSNGGKGSVYGVFIGCIIIGILESGIVAMGYDAYYTRFVYGLIIVLCVAFYSILRNKL